The Prionailurus bengalensis isolate Pbe53 chromosome A3, Fcat_Pben_1.1_paternal_pri, whole genome shotgun sequence genome includes a window with the following:
- the TEX261 gene encoding protein TEX261 isoform X3 yields MWFMYVLSWLSLFIQVAFITLAVAAGLYYLAELIEEYTVATSRIIKYMIWFSTAVLIGLYVFERFPTFMIGVGLFTNLVYFGLLQTFPFIMLTSPNFILSCGLVVVNHYLAFQFFAEEYYPFSEPGDDVVSNYFTKGKRGKRLGILVVFSFIKEAILPSRQKIY; encoded by the exons ATGTGGTTCATGTACGTGCTGAGCTGGCTGTCGCTCTTCATCCAGGTGGCCTTCATCACGCTGGCCGTCG CTGCCGGACTCTATTACCTGGCAGAACTGATAGAAGAATACACAGTGGCCACCAGCAGGATCATAAAATACATGATCTGG TTCTCCACGGCTGTGCTGATTGGCCTCTACGTTTTTGAACGCTTCCCCACCTTCATGATTGGCGTGGGCCTCTTCACCAACCTCGTCTACTTTGGCCTCCTCCAGACCTTCCCCTTCATCATGCTGACCTCGCCTAACTTCATCCTTTCGTGCG GGCTAGTGGTGGTGAATCACTACCTAGCGTTTCAGTTTTTTGCAGAGGAATATTATCCTTTCTCAGAG CCAGGAG ATGACGTGGTCTCCAATTACTTCACCAAAGGCAAGCGGGGCAAACGCTTAGGGATCCTGGTTGTCTTCTCCTTCATCAAAGAGGCCATTCTACCCAGTCGTCAGAAGATATACTGA
- the TEX261 gene encoding protein TEX261 isoform X2 has translation MYDLRQAAGLYYLAELIEEYTVATSRIIKYMIWFSTAVLIGLYVFERFPTFMIGVGLFTNLVYFGLLQTFPFIMLTSPNFILSCGLVVVNHYLAFQFFAEEYYPFSEVLAYFTFCLWIIPFAFFVSLSAGENILPSTMQPGDDVVSNYFTKGKRGKRLGILVVFSFIKEAILPSRQKIY, from the exons ATGTATGACCTGAGGCAAG CTGCCGGACTCTATTACCTGGCAGAACTGATAGAAGAATACACAGTGGCCACCAGCAGGATCATAAAATACATGATCTGG TTCTCCACGGCTGTGCTGATTGGCCTCTACGTTTTTGAACGCTTCCCCACCTTCATGATTGGCGTGGGCCTCTTCACCAACCTCGTCTACTTTGGCCTCCTCCAGACCTTCCCCTTCATCATGCTGACCTCGCCTAACTTCATCCTTTCGTGCG GGCTAGTGGTGGTGAATCACTACCTAGCGTTTCAGTTTTTTGCAGAGGAATATTATCCTTTCTCAGAG GTCCTGGCCTATTTCACTTTCTGTCTGTGGATAATCCCGTTTGCGTTCTTTGTGTCGCTGTCGGCTGGGGAAAACATCCTGCCCTCCACCATGCAGCCAGGAG ATGACGTGGTCTCCAATTACTTCACCAAAGGCAAGCGGGGCAAACGCTTAGGGATCCTGGTTGTCTTCTCCTTCATCAAAGAGGCCATTCTACCCAGTCGTCAGAAGATATACTGA
- the TEX261 gene encoding protein TEX261 isoform X1 — MWFMYVLSWLSLFIQVAFITLAVAAGLYYLAELIEEYTVATSRIIKYMIWFSTAVLIGLYVFERFPTFMIGVGLFTNLVYFGLLQTFPFIMLTSPNFILSCGLVVVNHYLAFQFFAEEYYPFSEVLAYFTFCLWIIPFAFFVSLSAGENILPSTMQPGDDVVSNYFTKGKRGKRLGILVVFSFIKEAILPSRQKIY, encoded by the exons ATGTGGTTCATGTACGTGCTGAGCTGGCTGTCGCTCTTCATCCAGGTGGCCTTCATCACGCTGGCCGTCG CTGCCGGACTCTATTACCTGGCAGAACTGATAGAAGAATACACAGTGGCCACCAGCAGGATCATAAAATACATGATCTGG TTCTCCACGGCTGTGCTGATTGGCCTCTACGTTTTTGAACGCTTCCCCACCTTCATGATTGGCGTGGGCCTCTTCACCAACCTCGTCTACTTTGGCCTCCTCCAGACCTTCCCCTTCATCATGCTGACCTCGCCTAACTTCATCCTTTCGTGCG GGCTAGTGGTGGTGAATCACTACCTAGCGTTTCAGTTTTTTGCAGAGGAATATTATCCTTTCTCAGAG GTCCTGGCCTATTTCACTTTCTGTCTGTGGATAATCCCGTTTGCGTTCTTTGTGTCGCTGTCGGCTGGGGAAAACATCCTGCCCTCCACCATGCAGCCAGGAG ATGACGTGGTCTCCAATTACTTCACCAAAGGCAAGCGGGGCAAACGCTTAGGGATCCTGGTTGTCTTCTCCTTCATCAAAGAGGCCATTCTACCCAGTCGTCAGAAGATATACTGA